The following coding sequences lie in one Arachis ipaensis cultivar K30076 chromosome B05, Araip1.1, whole genome shotgun sequence genomic window:
- the LOC107642287 gene encoding KH domain-containing protein HEN4: MQDSTSASAAVEPDYNHHHHQYAQLKRNNRTKRPVFKVLQGQIAFRLVCHASTVGGLIGSSGSIVSQLRRDTGCKIHCEDSVSGTDDRVILVIGPVLPRKGVALSDGDVDLVDVSSAQEAVLRVFERICELEVEKGFNNPNRVVNGEVTCKLLAHTSQIGAVVGKGGKNISTIRNNSGAKIRVCPSPQCADKDEELLLITGGILAVKKALISVSYCLQDCPPLNKVSQPVATSTVSSSDTLSLDPNADLFPHLNSWLLSMEGLSIYDSYDASKRTTKSNGASSHETKVTEREIVFRLLCSNNVAGSVIGKKGAIVRNLESKTGASIIFAAPLSEFAERIVTISAIENLESCYSPSQDAVFLVFARIIEDHIEKGFLSISSMESPVTVRLLITSSSVSCLSGNESQVISELKELTGADIQILYGESVPTATDNDVVLQITGAYRCVQNALYKVTCIIRDNFSPNEVPAESRMKSSWKPNKDPPRGNHFGHGRSFPSGRFLQKNVAVHAETISKNGEVHSDLSGRANLLATVTNTTVEIVVSEHVFGSVYGEDGGNLDRIKQISGADVQVYDPCAGKSGGRVVISGTPDQTFAAQSLLQAFIQTGQRGPE, translated from the exons ATGCAAGACTCAACCTCCGCTTCCGCCGCCGTCGAACCCGactacaaccaccaccaccaccaatacGCGCAGCTGAAACGGAACAACCGGACCAAGCGGCCGGTCTTCAAGGTTCTCCAGGGGCAGATCGCATTCCGGTTGGTGTGCCACGCGTCAACCGTTGGCGGCCTGATCGGGAGCTCCGGTTCAATCGTGTCGCAGCTCCGACGAGACACCGGTTGCAAAATCCACTGCGAGGACTCAGTCTCCGGCACCGACGACCGGGTCATACTGGTAATTGGGCCGGTTTTACCCCGGAAAGGTGTCGCCTTGTCCGATGGGGACGTCGATTTGGTCGATGTTTCGAGCGCCCAAGAAGCTGTTCTTAGAGTTTTCGAGAGGATTTGTGAGCTCGAAGTGGAGAAAGGGTTCAACAACCCCAATAGGGTTGTGAATGGAGAAGTTACGTGCAAGTTGCTGGCTCACACTTCTCAGATTGGTGCGGTCGTTGGAAAAGGAGGAAAGAACATAAGCACAATTAGGAACAATAGTGGTGCCAAGATTAGGGTTTGTCCCTCTCCACAGTGTGCTGATAAAGATGAGGAGTTACTTCTG ATAACTGGTGGGATTTTGGCTGTAAAGAAAGCACTGATTTCTGTATCTTACTGTCTTCAAGATTGTCCCCCATTGAACAAAGTTTCACAACCTGTGGCCACATCCACTGTTAGCTCTTCTGATACATTGTCTCTTGATCCGAATGCTGACCTTTTCCCTCATCTTAATTCATGGTTACTCTCCATGGAAGGTTTATCTATTTATGACTCTTACGATGCATCAAAACGGACAACAAAGTCTAATGGAGCTTCCAGCCATGAGACAAAAGTTACCGAACGTGAAATTGTGTTCAGACTGCTTTGCTCTAATAATGTAGCCGGGAGTGTGATTGGCAAAAAAGGGGCTATAGTCAGAAATCTAGAAAGCAAAACAGGTGCATCTATTATCTTTGCAGCTCCTTTAAGCGAGTTTGCTGAACGCATTGTCACCATTTCTGCTATAGAG AACCTTGAATCATGTTATTCTCCTTCCCAAGATGCTGTTTTTCTTGTCTTTGCTAGAATTATTGAAGATCACATTGAAAAGGGCTTTCTCTCCATCTCAAGTATGGAGTCACCTGTAACTGTGAGGCTTTTAATTACATCAAGTTCAGTTAGTTGTTTGAGTGGCAATGAAAGTCAAGTAATTTCAGAGTTGAAAGAATTAACTGGTGCTGATATACAAATTTTGTATGGAGAGTCAGTTCCTACTGCTACAGATAATGATGTTGTATTGCAG ATTACTGGTGCGTACAGATGTGTACAAAATGCTCTATATAAAGTCACTTGTATAATCAGGGATAATTTTTCACCCAACGAGGTGCCTGCTGAATCAAGAATGAAATCCAGTTGGAAACCGAACAAGGATCCTCCAAGGGGTAATCATTTTGGCCACGGAAGATCTTTCCCTTCTGGGAGGTTTCTGCAAAAG AATGTTGCAGTGCATGCTGAAACAATCTCAAAAAATGGAGAGGTACATTCAGATTTAAGCGGGAG AGCAAACTTGCTTGCTACCGTGACAAACACAACCGTGGAGATTGTAGTTTCTGAGCATGTCTTTGGTTCTGTTTATGGCGAAGATGGTGGTAATTTGGATCGAATCAAACAG ATTTCAGGGGCAGATGTTCAAGTTTACGATCCTTGCGCTGGTAAAAGTGGTGGCAGGGTTGTAATATCTGGGACACCGGATCAAACCTTTGCGGCGCAGAGCTTACTTCAGGCATTCATTCAAACTGGGCAAAGAGGACCAGAATGA
- the LOC107642286 gene encoding pentatricopeptide repeat-containing protein At5g65560 isoform X3 has translation MRKPTLLFLTLLHRHHLKPFSSAAPLPQQPYPDHHHSDLPSKLFPILSNPKWRKHPSFKTLIRHLTSSTLSSLFSLDLHPLTALNFFRWILKNHRAFVPTPHSYHALLLILVRNRHLQAAENVRNSMIKTCSSPHDARDVEKAYRVFRLMPNMGCRRDEVSYTTMIHGLCEAGRLDEALMLFAQMKEEHCVPTVRTYTVLIGALFESGKEPEALHLFEEMVNRGCEPNVYTYTVLIDYFCKGGRMDEAMTRLNEMLEKRLAPTVVPYNALIAGYCLWGMMEEAMGILRLMESNKVRPNARTFNELICGYCRSKSMDRAMGLLNKMVATKLSPNLITYNTLIYGLCKAGIVDSASRLIHLMVKDGLSPDHRTLSAYIDCLCRMGRVEAAHQVFESMREKHIEANEHIYTVLIDGYCKAGKIEDAHLLFKDMLAEECLPNSITFNALIDGLRKDGKMQDALSLVEEMVNHDTKPTVYTYTMLIEEMLKEGNFDRANRTLAQMISSGCQPNVVTYTAFIKSLCSQGRLQDAEDMVVKIKTEGILLDSFVYDLLINAYGCMGQLDSAFDVLKRMFADGCEPSRQTYSILMKYLLNDKHKKEGKNVVGVDLSSINISNDNADLWKIVDFEIINVLFEKMVQYGCVPNVNTYSKLIKGLCKVESFDLAFRLLNHMTERGISPSENIHNSLLSGYCKLGKYEEAVRLLDSMMESSHLAHLQSCKLLICGLVEQGNSDKAEAVFTSLIRCGYYNDEVAWKVLIDGLIKRGSVDQSSKLLNIMLKNGCRLHPETYSMSTLEQNEE, from the exons ATGAGAAAGCCCACGCTCCTTTTCCTCACCCTCCTCCACCGCCACCACCTTAAACCCTTCTCTTCAGCCGCTCCTCTTCCCCAACAACCCTACCCTGATCACCACCACTCGGATCTCCCTTCCAAGCTCTTCCCCATCCTCTCCAACCCAAAATGGCGAAAACACCCTTCTTTTAAAACCCTAATCCGTCACCTCACCTCATCCACTCTCTCCTCCCTCTTCTCCCTCGACCTCCATCCACTCACCGCCCTCAACTTCTTCCGATGGATCCTCAAAAACCACCGCGCTTTCGTCCCCACTCCCCATTCCTACCATGCTCTCCTTCTCATCCTCGTCCGTAACCGCCACCTCCAAGCCGCCGAGAATGTCCGCAACTCCATGATCAAGACCTGCTCTTCGCCACACGACGCAAG AGACGTGGAGAAGGCTTATAGGGTGTTTAGGCTTATGCCGAATATGGGGTGCCGGAGGGATGAGGTCTCGTATACTACTATGATACACGGTCTTTGTGAAGCTGGGCGACTTGATGAAGCTCTCATGTTGTTCGCACAAATGAAGGAGGAGCATTGCGTTCCCACAGTTCGGACTTATACTGTGCTCATTGGTGCTTTATTTGAGTCTGGTAAGGAACCGGAAGCGCTGCATCTATTTGAGGAGATGGTAAACAGAGGTTGCGAGCCAAATGTTTATACCTACACTGTGTTGATTGACTACTTCTGTAAGGGAGGCAGAATGGATGAGGCGATGACAAGATTGAATGAAATGCTCGAGAAAAGGTTGGCGCCCACTGTTGTGCCTTACAATGCCTTGATTGCTGGGTATTGTCTATGGGGAATGATGGAGGAAGCAATGGGTATTCTGCGTCTTATGGAGTCAAATAAAGTTCGTCCAAATGCTCGGACATTTAATGAACTGATTTGTGGATATTGCAGGAGCAAAAGCATGGACAGGGCAATGGGACTACTTAATAAAATGGTTGCAACTAAGCTGTCACCTAACCTCATTACATATAACACATTAATTTATGGGCTGTGTAAAGCAGGTATAGTGGATAGTGCCAGTCGGTTGATTCACTTGATGGTCAAGGATGGCTTAAGCCCTGATCATCGGACTTTGAGTGCGTATATAGACTGTCTCTGTAGAATGGGTAGAGTTGAAGCAGCTCATCAGGTTTTTGAGTCCATGAGGGAAAAACATATTGAAGCAAATGAACATATATATACAGTCTTGATTGATGGGTACTGCAAAGCTGGTAAAATTGAAGATGCCCATTTGTTGTTCAAAGATATGCTTGCTGAGGAATGCTTGCCCAATTCAATCACTTTCAATGCATTGATAGATGGGTTGCGGAAGGAtggaaaaatgcaagatgcattgTCATTGGTGGAAGAAATGGTAAACCACGACACAAAGCCCACTGTTTACACCTATACAATGCTAATTGAGGAAATGTTGAAGGAAGGAAACTTTGATCGAGCTAATAGAACTCTTGCCCAAATGATCTCTTCTGGATGTCAACCTAATGTGGTCACGTACACAGCATTCATTAAGTCACTTTGCAGTCAAGGAAGATTACAGGATGCTGAGGATATGGTGGTCAAGATTAAAACCGAAGGCATATTGCTAGACTCCTTTGTCTATGATTTATTAATTAATGCATACGGATGTATGGGACAACTAGACAGTGCCTTTGATGTTCTCAAGCGCATGTTTGCTGATGGTTGTGAGCCTTCTCGTCAAACCTATTCCATCCTAATGAAGTATCTACTAAATGATAAACATAAGAAGGAAGGCAAGAATGTTGTGGGAGTTGATTTAAGTTCAATCAATATCTCAAATGATAATGCAGATTTGTGGAAAATAGTCGATTTTGAAATTATAAATGTACTCTTTGAGAAAATGGTTCAATATGGTTGTGTACCCAATGTAAACACATACAGCAAGCTTATCAAAGGACTCTGCAAAGTAGAAAGCTTTGATTTAGCCTTTAGATTGTTAAATCATATGACGGAAAGAGGAATCTCTCCCTCCGAGAATATTCATAACTCACTTCTAAGTGGTTACTGCAAGTTGGGAAAGTATGAGGAAGCAGTGAGATTGCTAGATTCTATGATGGAGAGTAGCCATTTAGCACATCTGCAATCTTGTAAGCTTCTCATTTGTGGGCTTGTTGAACAAGGAAACAGTGATAAGGCTGAGGCAGTTTTTACTAGTTTGATACGCTGTGGGTATTACAATGATGAAGTGGCTTGGAAAGTTCTAATTGATGGTTTAATCAAGAGGGGATCTGTTGATCAAAGCTCTAAATTGCTGAACATCATGCTGAAGAATGGATGCCGCTTACATCCCGAGACATACTCTATGTCAACGCTGGAACAAAATGAAGAGTAA
- the LOC107642286 gene encoding pentatricopeptide repeat-containing protein At5g65560 isoform X2, which produces MRKPTLLFLTLLHRHHLKPFSSAAPLPQQPYPDHHHSDLPSKLFPILSNPKWRKHPSFKTLIRHLTSSTLSSLFSLDLHPLTALNFFRWILKNHRAFVPTPHSYHALLLILVRNRHLQAAENVRNSMIKTCSSPHDARFVLNSLRQLHNYATGDGNSGFRLSVTSYNRLLMCLSRFAMIDEMNGLCSEMIFDNDEVLPNLITFNTMLNAYCKLGNMILGEIWFSRLLRGGFVPDSFTYTSLILGYCENRDVEKAYRVFRLMPNMGCRRDEVSYTTMIHGLCEAGRLDEALMLFAQMKEEHCVPTVRTYTVLIGALFESGKEPEALHLFEEMVNRGCEPNVYTYTVLIDYFCKGGRMDEAMTRLNEMLEKRSKSMDRAMGLLNKMVATKLSPNLITYNTLIYGLCKAGIVDSASRLIHLMVKDGLSPDHRTLSAYIDCLCRMGRVEAAHQVFESMREKHIEANEHIYTVLIDGYCKAGKIEDAHLLFKDMLAEECLPNSITFNALIDGLRKDGKMQDALSLVEEMVNHDTKPTVYTYTMLIEEMLKEGNFDRANRTLAQMISSGCQPNVVTYTAFIKSLCSQGRLQDAEDMVVKIKTEGILLDSFVYDLLINAYGCMGQLDSAFDVLKRMFADGCEPSRQTYSILMKYLLNDKHKKEGKNVVGVDLSSINISNDNADLWKIVDFEIINVLFEKMVQYGCVPNVNTYSKLIKGLCKVESFDLAFRLLNHMTERGISPSENIHNSLLSGYCKLGKYEEAVRLLDSMMESSHLAHLQSCKLLICGLVEQGNSDKAEAVFTSLIRCGYYNDEVAWKVLIDGLIKRGSVDQSSKLLNIMLKNGCRLHPETYSMSTLEQNEE; this is translated from the exons ATGAGAAAGCCCACGCTCCTTTTCCTCACCCTCCTCCACCGCCACCACCTTAAACCCTTCTCTTCAGCCGCTCCTCTTCCCCAACAACCCTACCCTGATCACCACCACTCGGATCTCCCTTCCAAGCTCTTCCCCATCCTCTCCAACCCAAAATGGCGAAAACACCCTTCTTTTAAAACCCTAATCCGTCACCTCACCTCATCCACTCTCTCCTCCCTCTTCTCCCTCGACCTCCATCCACTCACCGCCCTCAACTTCTTCCGATGGATCCTCAAAAACCACCGCGCTTTCGTCCCCACTCCCCATTCCTACCATGCTCTCCTTCTCATCCTCGTCCGTAACCGCCACCTCCAAGCCGCCGAGAATGTCCGCAACTCCATGATCAAGACCTGCTCTTCGCCACACGACGCAAGGTTCGTCCTCAACTCTCTTCGCCAATTACACAATTATGCAACTGGTGATGGGAATTCAGGGTTTAGGCTCTCTGTTACTTCCTATAATAGGCTCCTTATGTGCTTGTCGCGTTTCGCTATGATCGATGAAATGAATGGTTTGTGTAGCGAAATGATTTTCGACAATGATGAGGTTTTGCCTAATTTGATTACATTCAATACTATGCTGAATGCGTATTGCAAATTGGGGAACATGATTTTGGGGGAAATATGGTTTTCTAGGCTGTTAAGAGGTGGCTTTGTTCCTGATTCATTTACATATACTTCATTGATATTGGGTTACTGTGAAAATAGAGACGTGGAGAAGGCTTATAGGGTGTTTAGGCTTATGCCGAATATGGGGTGCCGGAGGGATGAGGTCTCGTATACTACTATGATACACGGTCTTTGTGAAGCTGGGCGACTTGATGAAGCTCTCATGTTGTTCGCACAAATGAAGGAGGAGCATTGCGTTCCCACAGTTCGGACTTATACTGTGCTCATTGGTGCTTTATTTGAGTCTGGTAAGGAACCGGAAGCGCTGCATCTATTTGAGGAGATGGTAAACAGAGGTTGCGAGCCAAATGTTTATACCTACACTGTGTTGATTGACTACTTCTGTAAGGGAGGCAGAATGGATGAGGCGATGACAAGATTGAATGAAATGCTCGAGAAAAG GAGCAAAAGCATGGACAGGGCAATGGGACTACTTAATAAAATGGTTGCAACTAAGCTGTCACCTAACCTCATTACATATAACACATTAATTTATGGGCTGTGTAAAGCAGGTATAGTGGATAGTGCCAGTCGGTTGATTCACTTGATGGTCAAGGATGGCTTAAGCCCTGATCATCGGACTTTGAGTGCGTATATAGACTGTCTCTGTAGAATGGGTAGAGTTGAAGCAGCTCATCAGGTTTTTGAGTCCATGAGGGAAAAACATATTGAAGCAAATGAACATATATATACAGTCTTGATTGATGGGTACTGCAAAGCTGGTAAAATTGAAGATGCCCATTTGTTGTTCAAAGATATGCTTGCTGAGGAATGCTTGCCCAATTCAATCACTTTCAATGCATTGATAGATGGGTTGCGGAAGGAtggaaaaatgcaagatgcattgTCATTGGTGGAAGAAATGGTAAACCACGACACAAAGCCCACTGTTTACACCTATACAATGCTAATTGAGGAAATGTTGAAGGAAGGAAACTTTGATCGAGCTAATAGAACTCTTGCCCAAATGATCTCTTCTGGATGTCAACCTAATGTGGTCACGTACACAGCATTCATTAAGTCACTTTGCAGTCAAGGAAGATTACAGGATGCTGAGGATATGGTGGTCAAGATTAAAACCGAAGGCATATTGCTAGACTCCTTTGTCTATGATTTATTAATTAATGCATACGGATGTATGGGACAACTAGACAGTGCCTTTGATGTTCTCAAGCGCATGTTTGCTGATGGTTGTGAGCCTTCTCGTCAAACCTATTCCATCCTAATGAAGTATCTACTAAATGATAAACATAAGAAGGAAGGCAAGAATGTTGTGGGAGTTGATTTAAGTTCAATCAATATCTCAAATGATAATGCAGATTTGTGGAAAATAGTCGATTTTGAAATTATAAATGTACTCTTTGAGAAAATGGTTCAATATGGTTGTGTACCCAATGTAAACACATACAGCAAGCTTATCAAAGGACTCTGCAAAGTAGAAAGCTTTGATTTAGCCTTTAGATTGTTAAATCATATGACGGAAAGAGGAATCTCTCCCTCCGAGAATATTCATAACTCACTTCTAAGTGGTTACTGCAAGTTGGGAAAGTATGAGGAAGCAGTGAGATTGCTAGATTCTATGATGGAGAGTAGCCATTTAGCACATCTGCAATCTTGTAAGCTTCTCATTTGTGGGCTTGTTGAACAAGGAAACAGTGATAAGGCTGAGGCAGTTTTTACTAGTTTGATACGCTGTGGGTATTACAATGATGAAGTGGCTTGGAAAGTTCTAATTGATGGTTTAATCAAGAGGGGATCTGTTGATCAAAGCTCTAAATTGCTGAACATCATGCTGAAGAATGGATGCCGCTTACATCCCGAGACATACTCTATGTCAACGCTGGAACAAAATGAAGAGTAA
- the LOC107642286 gene encoding pentatricopeptide repeat-containing protein At5g65560 isoform X1 — translation MRKPTLLFLTLLHRHHLKPFSSAAPLPQQPYPDHHHSDLPSKLFPILSNPKWRKHPSFKTLIRHLTSSTLSSLFSLDLHPLTALNFFRWILKNHRAFVPTPHSYHALLLILVRNRHLQAAENVRNSMIKTCSSPHDARFVLNSLRQLHNYATGDGNSGFRLSVTSYNRLLMCLSRFAMIDEMNGLCSEMIFDNDEVLPNLITFNTMLNAYCKLGNMILGEIWFSRLLRGGFVPDSFTYTSLILGYCENRDVEKAYRVFRLMPNMGCRRDEVSYTTMIHGLCEAGRLDEALMLFAQMKEEHCVPTVRTYTVLIGALFESGKEPEALHLFEEMVNRGCEPNVYTYTVLIDYFCKGGRMDEAMTRLNEMLEKRLAPTVVPYNALIAGYCLWGMMEEAMGILRLMESNKVRPNARTFNELICGYCRSKSMDRAMGLLNKMVATKLSPNLITYNTLIYGLCKAGIVDSASRLIHLMVKDGLSPDHRTLSAYIDCLCRMGRVEAAHQVFESMREKHIEANEHIYTVLIDGYCKAGKIEDAHLLFKDMLAEECLPNSITFNALIDGLRKDGKMQDALSLVEEMVNHDTKPTVYTYTMLIEEMLKEGNFDRANRTLAQMISSGCQPNVVTYTAFIKSLCSQGRLQDAEDMVVKIKTEGILLDSFVYDLLINAYGCMGQLDSAFDVLKRMFADGCEPSRQTYSILMKYLLNDKHKKEGKNVVGVDLSSINISNDNADLWKIVDFEIINVLFEKMVQYGCVPNVNTYSKLIKGLCKVESFDLAFRLLNHMTERGISPSENIHNSLLSGYCKLGKYEEAVRLLDSMMESSHLAHLQSCKLLICGLVEQGNSDKAEAVFTSLIRCGYYNDEVAWKVLIDGLIKRGSVDQSSKLLNIMLKNGCRLHPETYSMSTLEQNEE, via the coding sequence ATGAGAAAGCCCACGCTCCTTTTCCTCACCCTCCTCCACCGCCACCACCTTAAACCCTTCTCTTCAGCCGCTCCTCTTCCCCAACAACCCTACCCTGATCACCACCACTCGGATCTCCCTTCCAAGCTCTTCCCCATCCTCTCCAACCCAAAATGGCGAAAACACCCTTCTTTTAAAACCCTAATCCGTCACCTCACCTCATCCACTCTCTCCTCCCTCTTCTCCCTCGACCTCCATCCACTCACCGCCCTCAACTTCTTCCGATGGATCCTCAAAAACCACCGCGCTTTCGTCCCCACTCCCCATTCCTACCATGCTCTCCTTCTCATCCTCGTCCGTAACCGCCACCTCCAAGCCGCCGAGAATGTCCGCAACTCCATGATCAAGACCTGCTCTTCGCCACACGACGCAAGGTTCGTCCTCAACTCTCTTCGCCAATTACACAATTATGCAACTGGTGATGGGAATTCAGGGTTTAGGCTCTCTGTTACTTCCTATAATAGGCTCCTTATGTGCTTGTCGCGTTTCGCTATGATCGATGAAATGAATGGTTTGTGTAGCGAAATGATTTTCGACAATGATGAGGTTTTGCCTAATTTGATTACATTCAATACTATGCTGAATGCGTATTGCAAATTGGGGAACATGATTTTGGGGGAAATATGGTTTTCTAGGCTGTTAAGAGGTGGCTTTGTTCCTGATTCATTTACATATACTTCATTGATATTGGGTTACTGTGAAAATAGAGACGTGGAGAAGGCTTATAGGGTGTTTAGGCTTATGCCGAATATGGGGTGCCGGAGGGATGAGGTCTCGTATACTACTATGATACACGGTCTTTGTGAAGCTGGGCGACTTGATGAAGCTCTCATGTTGTTCGCACAAATGAAGGAGGAGCATTGCGTTCCCACAGTTCGGACTTATACTGTGCTCATTGGTGCTTTATTTGAGTCTGGTAAGGAACCGGAAGCGCTGCATCTATTTGAGGAGATGGTAAACAGAGGTTGCGAGCCAAATGTTTATACCTACACTGTGTTGATTGACTACTTCTGTAAGGGAGGCAGAATGGATGAGGCGATGACAAGATTGAATGAAATGCTCGAGAAAAGGTTGGCGCCCACTGTTGTGCCTTACAATGCCTTGATTGCTGGGTATTGTCTATGGGGAATGATGGAGGAAGCAATGGGTATTCTGCGTCTTATGGAGTCAAATAAAGTTCGTCCAAATGCTCGGACATTTAATGAACTGATTTGTGGATATTGCAGGAGCAAAAGCATGGACAGGGCAATGGGACTACTTAATAAAATGGTTGCAACTAAGCTGTCACCTAACCTCATTACATATAACACATTAATTTATGGGCTGTGTAAAGCAGGTATAGTGGATAGTGCCAGTCGGTTGATTCACTTGATGGTCAAGGATGGCTTAAGCCCTGATCATCGGACTTTGAGTGCGTATATAGACTGTCTCTGTAGAATGGGTAGAGTTGAAGCAGCTCATCAGGTTTTTGAGTCCATGAGGGAAAAACATATTGAAGCAAATGAACATATATATACAGTCTTGATTGATGGGTACTGCAAAGCTGGTAAAATTGAAGATGCCCATTTGTTGTTCAAAGATATGCTTGCTGAGGAATGCTTGCCCAATTCAATCACTTTCAATGCATTGATAGATGGGTTGCGGAAGGAtggaaaaatgcaagatgcattgTCATTGGTGGAAGAAATGGTAAACCACGACACAAAGCCCACTGTTTACACCTATACAATGCTAATTGAGGAAATGTTGAAGGAAGGAAACTTTGATCGAGCTAATAGAACTCTTGCCCAAATGATCTCTTCTGGATGTCAACCTAATGTGGTCACGTACACAGCATTCATTAAGTCACTTTGCAGTCAAGGAAGATTACAGGATGCTGAGGATATGGTGGTCAAGATTAAAACCGAAGGCATATTGCTAGACTCCTTTGTCTATGATTTATTAATTAATGCATACGGATGTATGGGACAACTAGACAGTGCCTTTGATGTTCTCAAGCGCATGTTTGCTGATGGTTGTGAGCCTTCTCGTCAAACCTATTCCATCCTAATGAAGTATCTACTAAATGATAAACATAAGAAGGAAGGCAAGAATGTTGTGGGAGTTGATTTAAGTTCAATCAATATCTCAAATGATAATGCAGATTTGTGGAAAATAGTCGATTTTGAAATTATAAATGTACTCTTTGAGAAAATGGTTCAATATGGTTGTGTACCCAATGTAAACACATACAGCAAGCTTATCAAAGGACTCTGCAAAGTAGAAAGCTTTGATTTAGCCTTTAGATTGTTAAATCATATGACGGAAAGAGGAATCTCTCCCTCCGAGAATATTCATAACTCACTTCTAAGTGGTTACTGCAAGTTGGGAAAGTATGAGGAAGCAGTGAGATTGCTAGATTCTATGATGGAGAGTAGCCATTTAGCACATCTGCAATCTTGTAAGCTTCTCATTTGTGGGCTTGTTGAACAAGGAAACAGTGATAAGGCTGAGGCAGTTTTTACTAGTTTGATACGCTGTGGGTATTACAATGATGAAGTGGCTTGGAAAGTTCTAATTGATGGTTTAATCAAGAGGGGATCTGTTGATCAAAGCTCTAAATTGCTGAACATCATGCTGAAGAATGGATGCCGCTTACATCCCGAGACATACTCTATGTCAACGCTGGAACAAAATGAAGAGTAA